A region of Fibrobacter succinogenes subsp. succinogenes S85 DNA encodes the following proteins:
- the lpxA gene encoding acyl-ACP--UDP-N-acetylglucosamine O-acyltransferase: MLHPSAFVHPNANVHESAVIGPWCVVDENAEIGENVVLESRVRVYGGVTIKSNTHVYDGAILGAPPQDLKYAGEPTRLEIGENCIIREYTTLNRGTVQGGGCTRIAPHVLIMAYAHVGHDCQIGEGAVIANACQLGGHVRIGKFATLGGTTAVQQRNQVGAYAFVGGTLKVDYDVPPCSRAFGNPLRFASLNLHALRLHADEFPPERIAFFERAFRELYRGKRPTAEVIEELKEGPEPLFQAFFDEHWGGSLVRP, translated from the coding sequence ATGCTCCATCCATCCGCTTTTGTTCATCCGAATGCTAACGTCCACGAGTCTGCCGTTATCGGCCCCTGGTGCGTTGTTGATGAAAATGCGGAAATAGGCGAAAATGTAGTGCTTGAATCGCGCGTGCGCGTTTACGGTGGCGTGACCATCAAATCAAATACGCATGTTTACGATGGGGCGATTCTTGGGGCGCCTCCGCAAGACCTCAAGTACGCAGGGGAGCCGACTCGCCTTGAAATTGGCGAAAACTGCATCATTCGCGAATACACGACGCTCAATCGCGGCACCGTCCAGGGCGGCGGTTGCACTCGCATTGCGCCACACGTACTCATCATGGCTTACGCCCATGTAGGGCATGATTGCCAAATTGGCGAGGGGGCGGTCATCGCGAACGCTTGCCAGCTCGGCGGACACGTACGCATCGGCAAGTTTGCCACTCTCGGTGGTACTACGGCCGTGCAGCAACGCAACCAGGTAGGCGCCTACGCTTTTGTGGGCGGCACGCTCAAGGTCGATTACGACGTTCCCCCTTGCAGCCGTGCATTCGGGAATCCGCTCCGCTTTGCGTCCCTCAACCTCCATGCGCTCCGCTTGCATGCTGATGAATTCCCGCCTGAACGTATCGCATTTTTTGAACGAGCCTTCCGCGAACTTTACCGTGGCAAGCGCCCGACCGCCGAAGTTATTGAAGAATTGAAAGAAGGCCCGGAACCTCTGTTCCAAGCCTTCTTTGATGAGCACTGGGGCGGTTCTCTCGTTCGCCCGTGA
- a CDS encoding glycoside hydrolase family 5 protein, with translation MIKKILSAMAIGCAFWACDSGSATIPTSAGKGNTSTAVPVDYTLGRTMNALLGRGINLGNSWDSDGSDDGAWSNPIRDQDFATIKAAGFNSVRIPVRWQNGSDYSTHTVDPNRLAGVIEDINLAIANGLAVVVNFHHYTELNCAGGGGNGCTYNPTEYEAEKAHFLALWAQVATAMNAFPDNMLVLEILNEPIIPNAERVDQLMNDAYKVIRAAAPGKTIMFEAYHAAKFADLSMLHLPQDGNIIFSGHYYEPYTYSHQGQHGNKCLGDAAYVSTADEDLLSYVGLAYKLYPDVNGIDQVPLNMGEFGVAGGSDMGQCTWYNQNGEPEQGVWPSDQYKATWAKKAVQAAVKNGMSFHYWGFGYTGGFDAYEPNAEKWHEGFPKALIF, from the coding sequence ATGATTAAAAAGATTCTTTCAGCAATGGCAATCGGATGTGCCTTCTGGGCATGCGACAGTGGCTCGGCAACAATACCGACATCGGCCGGCAAGGGCAACACGAGCACGGCCGTCCCCGTAGACTACACCTTGGGAAGAACGATGAATGCGCTCCTTGGGCGCGGCATCAACCTGGGTAACTCCTGGGATTCCGACGGTTCCGATGATGGCGCCTGGAGCAACCCCATCCGTGACCAGGACTTCGCCACCATCAAGGCGGCAGGCTTCAATTCCGTGCGTATCCCGGTCCGCTGGCAAAATGGTTCTGACTACTCGACCCATACTGTGGACCCGAACCGCCTTGCGGGAGTCATTGAAGACATCAATCTCGCTATTGCCAACGGCCTTGCTGTCGTCGTAAACTTCCACCACTACACAGAATTGAACTGCGCAGGTGGCGGCGGTAACGGCTGTACATACAACCCCACCGAATACGAAGCTGAAAAGGCTCACTTCCTTGCTCTTTGGGCGCAGGTTGCCACGGCCATGAACGCATTCCCCGACAATATGCTAGTTCTTGAAATCCTGAACGAACCGATCATCCCGAACGCCGAGCGCGTGGACCAGCTGATGAATGACGCCTACAAGGTCATCCGTGCAGCCGCTCCGGGCAAGACGATTATGTTTGAAGCCTACCATGCCGCAAAGTTTGCTGACCTCTCGATGCTCCACTTGCCGCAAGACGGGAACATCATCTTCAGTGGCCACTATTACGAACCGTACACATACAGCCATCAAGGTCAACACGGTAACAAATGCCTTGGCGATGCCGCATACGTCTCTACAGCGGACGAAGACCTGTTATCATACGTTGGGCTGGCCTATAAGCTTTACCCGGACGTGAACGGAATAGACCAAGTTCCGTTGAACATGGGTGAATTCGGCGTGGCCGGCGGTAGCGACATGGGGCAATGCACATGGTACAACCAAAACGGAGAACCGGAACAAGGCGTTTGGCCCTCAGATCAATATAAAGCAACATGGGCAAAGAAGGCAGTACAGGCCGCTGTCAAAAACGGTATGTCGTTCCACTACTGGGGATTTGGCTACACAGGCGGATTTGACGCCTACGAACCAAATGCCGAAAAGTGGCACGAAGGATTCCCTAAAGCCCTCATCTTCTAG
- a CDS encoding carbohydrate binding domain-containing protein, producing the protein MNGNLKKAIWKSALAAMLLASSSFAGYGFSDYRDRDQSHFVMKDPKPFRPDKEVVTVVMREAIPRGGGYTYQYPRENPEPVLTDKYAMEGALSMEIELIASDYSGVAICIAGSVDLTPYLEEGVLEFWIKGAQGGENALFVLVDDGVKSNGESLQVKLRSKSLGEITTEWKHFSIPLKLFGNTGVYWDAKNTREVMLPFSWSNFKGFRLEVRKDENESFKVWIDDIVIKKHGKPYEGPAHYPFRNEI; encoded by the coding sequence ATGAATGGAAACTTAAAAAAAGCCATTTGGAAGTCCGCTCTAGCGGCGATGCTTCTTGCTTCATCTTCTTTCGCTGGCTACGGTTTTAGCGATTACCGCGACCGCGACCAGTCCCACTTTGTCATGAAGGATCCTAAACCGTTCCGTCCTGATAAGGAAGTTGTCACCGTTGTCATGCGTGAAGCAATTCCGCGTGGTGGTGGTTACACGTACCAGTATCCGCGTGAAAACCCCGAACCGGTACTCACGGATAAGTATGCCATGGAAGGCGCTCTCTCCATGGAAATTGAACTTATCGCGAGTGACTATTCCGGTGTCGCAATCTGTATTGCGGGTTCCGTGGACTTGACTCCGTATCTCGAAGAAGGTGTTCTCGAATTTTGGATCAAGGGCGCCCAGGGTGGTGAAAACGCATTGTTCGTGCTCGTTGACGATGGCGTGAAGAGCAATGGCGAATCCCTCCAGGTGAAGCTCCGCTCCAAGAGCCTTGGTGAAATTACGACAGAATGGAAGCACTTCAGCATTCCTCTGAAGCTCTTCGGCAATACCGGTGTTTACTGGGATGCAAAGAACACGCGCGAAGTGATGCTCCCGTTCTCATGGTCCAACTTCAAGGGTTTCCGTCTTGAAGTCCGCAAGGATGAAAACGAATCCTTCAAGGTCTGGATTGACGATATTGTGATTAAGAAGCATGGCAAGCCGTACGAAGGCCCGGCTCACTATCCGTTCCGCAACGAGATTTAA
- a CDS encoding glycoside hydrolase family 18 protein, whose amino-acid sequence MNFKVITLALAMGAAMAQAAADKVIGFYPYWSQYSQFYAKDIRYNLVTDIHYMSITPTAEGTVAFADEYDADNFKNLASMSKENGVKLIVSVGGMEAESNLKAIASSDETLSSFVSNVKDWIATNGGDGVELDWQNLTTDDSEDYAKMVNALVDGLSGSTVTAVIYPAAGMDAYKAEALNRLAYVDVFMTDLMTESESSLVPNQSANSVQETLDAVASAGVNKDLLAPVVFMYGKSFAGAKGLGSSHQGVGSGNEGYLPYAELMNRFDTPDYTVTFDEASKSEVAVSETESIVFMGIPSVKAVAQHVKSEGMAGVAVYDLSQDHYEPIVSLLVTVGLELRPGVNYKASKK is encoded by the coding sequence ATGAACTTTAAAGTTATTACATTGGCTCTTGCCATGGGCGCTGCAATGGCCCAGGCTGCCGCTGACAAAGTGATTGGCTTCTATCCGTATTGGAGTCAGTATTCTCAGTTCTACGCCAAGGATATCCGCTACAATCTCGTGACCGACATCCACTATATGTCTATCACCCCGACTGCAGAAGGTACGGTTGCCTTTGCCGACGAATACGATGCCGACAACTTCAAGAACCTCGCTAGCATGTCCAAGGAAAATGGTGTGAAGCTCATCGTTTCCGTGGGTGGCATGGAAGCTGAATCGAACCTCAAGGCTATCGCCTCCTCCGACGAAACGCTTTCTTCCTTCGTCTCTAACGTGAAGGACTGGATTGCAACGAACGGTGGTGACGGTGTTGAACTCGACTGGCAAAACCTCACGACGGATGATTCCGAAGACTATGCCAAGATGGTGAACGCCTTGGTCGACGGTCTTTCGGGCTCGACGGTGACGGCCGTGATTTACCCGGCCGCCGGTATGGATGCCTACAAGGCCGAAGCCTTGAACCGCCTCGCTTACGTGGACGTGTTTATGACTGACCTCATGACCGAAAGTGAAAGCAGCCTCGTTCCGAACCAGAGCGCAAACTCTGTTCAGGAAACGCTTGACGCTGTTGCCTCTGCCGGTGTGAACAAGGATCTCCTTGCTCCGGTGGTGTTCATGTACGGTAAGTCCTTTGCTGGTGCTAAGGGCCTTGGCTCTAGCCATCAGGGCGTGGGCAGCGGTAACGAAGGTTACCTCCCGTACGCTGAACTCATGAACCGCTTTGACACTCCGGACTACACGGTGACTTTTGATGAAGCTTCCAAGTCCGAAGTGGCTGTGAGCGAAACCGAATCTATCGTGTTCATGGGTATCCCGTCTGTGAAGGCTGTGGCTCAGCACGTGAAGAGCGAAGGCATGGCAGGCGTTGCCGTGTACGACCTCTCCCAGGACCACTACGAACCGATCGTCTCGCTCCTCGTGACGGTTGGCCTCGAACTCCGTCCGGGCGTGAACTACAAGGCTTCCAAGAAGTAA